One part of the Methylobacterium terrae genome encodes these proteins:
- a CDS encoding cupin domain-containing protein has protein sequence MQNLTAAEVVRLLDLKPHPEGGHYRETFRDPREIDGRAASTAIYYLLDIGETSEWHRVDATEVWLWHAGAPMVITTSPNGHDAEARHLGPDLARGQRPQIVVPAGHWQTATSLGAWTLVSCTVAPGFRFEGFEMAPPDWRPMPRG, from the coding sequence ATGCAAAACCTGACGGCAGCCGAGGTCGTGCGCCTGCTCGACCTCAAGCCCCACCCGGAGGGCGGCCACTATCGCGAGACCTTCCGGGACCCGCGCGAGATCGACGGGCGCGCCGCCTCGACGGCGATCTACTACCTCCTCGACATCGGCGAGACGTCCGAGTGGCACCGGGTCGACGCCACGGAGGTCTGGCTCTGGCACGCCGGGGCGCCGATGGTGATCACGACGAGCCCCAACGGCCACGACGCCGAGGCGCGCCACCTCGGCCCCGACCTCGCGCGGGGCCAGCGGCCGCAGATCGTGGTGCCGGCCGGACACTGGCAGACCGCCACCAGCCTCGGCGCCTGGACCCTGGTGAGCTGCACCGTGGCGCCGGGCTTCCGGTTCGAGGGGTTCGAGATGGCGCCGCCGGACTGGCGGCCGATGCCGCGCGGGTAG
- a CDS encoding alpha/beta fold hydrolase, with translation MAFRFVPGRATRRAATGAARILRATAKANAAAARRTGALMRQGSETLRTEEPEHRPLGRLIEVDGVRVHAIVRGRGRPVVLIHGNGTMAEDFVICGLVEQLAKSYRVIAIDRPGFGHTERPRHWVWTAQAQARLIGHVLRELNVERPVVVGHSWGTIVSLALAIHESVDLRGLVLLSGYYYPGRRADVALIAPLAVPGLGDAARALVPGAVGRAMAPQVFRHVFKPQPVPARFTARFPVALSLSATQSRASAEDTASMNAAVALMQSRYAALRLPVAILSGDADAVVDPAEQSCRLHAEVAGSTLTLLPGQGHMIHYAAKARIVRAVDAQMALTGRTLAWRSR, from the coding sequence ATGGCCTTTCGGTTCGTTCCCGGGCGCGCCACCCGCCGCGCCGCCACCGGCGCGGCGCGGATCCTGCGCGCCACCGCCAAGGCGAACGCCGCCGCGGCCCGCCGGACCGGCGCCCTGATGCGGCAGGGCTCGGAGACGCTGCGGACCGAGGAGCCGGAGCACCGGCCGCTGGGCCGCCTCATCGAGGTCGACGGGGTCAGGGTTCACGCCATCGTCCGCGGACGGGGCCGGCCGGTGGTGCTGATCCACGGCAACGGCACCATGGCGGAGGACTTCGTCATCTGCGGGCTGGTGGAGCAGCTGGCCAAGTCCTACCGCGTCATCGCGATCGACCGGCCCGGCTTCGGCCATACCGAGCGGCCCCGGCACTGGGTCTGGACGGCGCAGGCCCAGGCGCGGCTGATCGGGCACGTCCTGCGGGAGCTCAACGTCGAGCGGCCGGTGGTGGTCGGCCATTCCTGGGGCACCATCGTGTCGCTGGCGCTGGCGATCCACGAGAGCGTCGACCTGCGCGGGCTGGTGCTGCTCTCCGGCTACTACTATCCGGGCCGGCGGGCCGACGTGGCGCTGATCGCGCCGCTCGCCGTGCCGGGCCTCGGCGACGCGGCGCGCGCCCTTGTGCCGGGGGCCGTCGGGCGGGCGATGGCGCCGCAGGTCTTCCGCCACGTGTTCAAGCCGCAACCCGTGCCGGCGCGATTCACCGCGCGCTTTCCCGTCGCGCTGTCGCTCTCCGCCACGCAGAGCCGGGCGAGCGCCGAGGACACCGCGAGCATGAACGCGGCGGTCGCCCTGATGCAGTCGCGCTACGCGGCCCTGCGCCTCCCGGTGGCGATCCTGTCGGGCGATGCCGACGCGGTCGTCGATCCGGCCGAGCAATCCTGCCGCCTGCACGCCGAGGTCGCGGGCAGCACCCTGACCCTGCTGCCGGGCCAGGGCCACATGATCCACTACGCGGCCAAGGCCCGGATCGTGCGGGCGGTCGACGCCCAGATGGCGCTCACCGGTCGAACCCTGGCTTGGCGTTCGCGATGA
- the gloB gene encoding hydroxyacylglutathione hydrolase, with protein sequence MPEIRPEIRTFPCRSDNIGVLMRDPETGACAAIDVPEAAAVLRALDETGWRLTDILVTHRHGDHVEGIPEVKARTGARVTAPAKAGGAVPQVDATVREGDVVTVGSLAAAVWETPGHCDDHVTYWFEEAGIAFAGDTLFTLGCGRVLEGPPQVLWRSLARFLPLPDETVIYSGHDYVLSNASFALAAEPENRNLKDRAALAETAKAEGRFLVPTTLGEEKATNPFLRATEPALARAVGMEPGADPAAVFTALREWKNRF encoded by the coding sequence ATGCCCGAGATCCGCCCCGAGATCCGCACCTTCCCGTGCCGGAGCGACAATATCGGCGTGCTGATGCGCGACCCCGAGACCGGCGCCTGCGCGGCGATCGACGTGCCGGAGGCGGCAGCCGTGCTGCGCGCCCTCGACGAGACCGGCTGGCGCCTCACCGACATCCTGGTCACCCACCGCCACGGCGACCACGTCGAGGGCATCCCGGAGGTCAAGGCGCGCACCGGCGCCCGGGTGACCGCCCCGGCAAAGGCCGGCGGCGCGGTGCCGCAGGTGGACGCCACGGTGCGCGAGGGCGACGTCGTGACGGTGGGCTCGCTCGCCGCCGCGGTCTGGGAGACGCCCGGCCATTGCGACGACCACGTCACCTACTGGTTCGAGGAAGCCGGAATCGCGTTCGCCGGCGACACCCTGTTCACGCTGGGCTGCGGGCGGGTGCTCGAGGGCCCGCCCCAGGTGCTGTGGCGCTCGCTGGCGCGCTTCCTGCCCCTGCCGGACGAGACCGTGATCTATTCCGGCCACGACTACGTCCTGTCGAACGCGAGCTTCGCGCTCGCCGCCGAGCCGGAGAACCGGAACCTCAAGGACCGGGCGGCGCTCGCCGAGACGGCCAAGGCGGAAGGCCGCTTCCTGGTGCCGACGACGCTGGGCGAGGAGAAGGCCACCAACCCGTTCCTGCGCGCCACCGAACCGGCCCTCGCCCGCGCGGTCGGGATGGAGCCCGGCGCCGATCCGGCGGCGGTGTTCACGGCCTTGCGCGAGTGGAAGAACCGGTTCTGA
- the dapB gene encoding 4-hydroxy-tetrahydrodipicolinate reductase, producing MRLVVVGASGRMGRMLIQAVAEAEGCTLSGAIEREGSPALGQDAGVLAGLPPLGVPVTDDPLPAFAEADGVLDFTAPAATVFYAELAAQARIVHVVGTTGLSPDDFAKLKAAAFHARIVQSGNMSLGVNLLAGLVRKVAATLGDEYDIEILEMHHRHKVDAPSGTALLLGEAAAQGRDVALEQRKVAVRDGHTGPREPGSIGFATLRGGSVVGEHSVIFAGAGERIELTHLASDRGLFAAGAVKAALWARSREPGFYGMDDVLGL from the coding sequence ATGCGTCTCGTCGTCGTCGGCGCCTCCGGGCGCATGGGGCGGATGCTGATCCAGGCCGTGGCCGAGGCCGAGGGCTGCACCCTGTCGGGCGCGATCGAGCGCGAGGGGTCGCCGGCGCTCGGCCAGGATGCCGGCGTGCTCGCCGGACTGCCGCCGCTCGGCGTCCCCGTCACCGACGATCCGCTGCCGGCCTTCGCCGAGGCCGACGGCGTCCTCGACTTCACGGCCCCGGCCGCGACGGTGTTCTACGCCGAGCTCGCCGCCCAGGCCCGCATCGTCCACGTGGTCGGCACCACCGGCCTGTCGCCGGACGATTTCGCGAAGCTCAAGGCGGCGGCGTTCCACGCCCGCATCGTCCAGTCGGGCAACATGTCGCTCGGCGTCAACCTGCTCGCCGGGCTCGTGCGCAAGGTCGCGGCGACGCTCGGCGACGAGTACGACATCGAGATCCTGGAGATGCACCACCGCCACAAGGTGGACGCGCCGTCCGGCACCGCCCTCCTGCTGGGCGAGGCGGCGGCGCAAGGGCGCGACGTCGCGCTCGAGCAGCGCAAGGTCGCGGTGCGCGACGGCCATACCGGCCCGCGCGAGCCCGGCAGCATCGGCTTCGCCACCCTGCGGGGCGGCAGCGTCGTCGGGGAGCACAGCGTGATCTTCGCCGGCGCCGGCGAGCGCATCGAACTCACCCACCTGGCGAGCGACCGCGGCCTGTTCGCCGCCGGCGCCGTGAAGGCCGCCCTCTGGGCGCGATCCCGCGAGCCCGGCTTCTACGGCATGGACGACGTGCTGGGCCTCTGA
- a CDS encoding 2,3-bisphosphoglycerate-dependent phosphoglycerate mutase — MERLLVLARHGQSEWNLKNLFTGWKDPGLTELGVEEARAAGRRLKAKGVQFDVAFTSDLTRAQRTCALILEELGQSGLPTHADAALNERDYGDLSGLNKDDARAKWGEEQVHVWRRSYDVPPPGGESLKDTVARVLPYTMREILPRVMRGERVLVAAHGNSLRALVMVLDGLTTETIPGLELHTGVPLVYRLKDDTTVAAKEVLDCD; from the coding sequence ATGGAGCGTCTTCTCGTCCTCGCGCGCCACGGCCAGAGCGAGTGGAACCTGAAGAACCTGTTCACCGGCTGGAAGGACCCCGGGCTCACCGAGCTCGGCGTCGAGGAGGCGCGGGCGGCCGGGCGGCGGCTCAAGGCGAAGGGCGTTCAGTTCGACGTCGCCTTCACGTCGGACCTCACCCGGGCCCAGCGCACCTGCGCGCTGATCCTGGAGGAGCTCGGCCAGTCCGGCCTGCCGACCCACGCCGACGCCGCCCTGAACGAGCGCGACTACGGCGACCTGTCGGGCCTCAACAAGGACGATGCCCGCGCCAAGTGGGGCGAGGAGCAGGTCCATGTCTGGCGCCGCTCCTACGACGTGCCCCCGCCCGGCGGCGAGAGCCTGAAGGACACCGTGGCCCGGGTGCTGCCCTACACGATGCGGGAGATCCTGCCGCGGGTGATGCGCGGCGAGCGCGTGCTGGTCGCGGCCCACGGCAATTCGCTCCGCGCCCTGGTGATGGTGCTCGACGGGCTCACCACCGAGACGATCCCGGGCCTCGAGCTCCACACCGGCGTGCCGCTGGTCTACCGCCTGAAGGACGACACCACCGTCGCCGCGAAGGAAGTCCTCGACTGCGACTGA
- a CDS encoding class I SAM-dependent methyltransferase yields the protein MSLDVTDLRAFYASPLGAVAQRLVGRTVHRMLGSVSGLRVMGLGYAVPYLGPVRHAAERTLAFMPATQGVTAWPGSGRSTSCLVDPTMMPLPDAALDRVLLIHAIEAVESPAELMQEVWRVLTPGGRLIVAVPNRRGLWARRDATPFGHGQPYSRSQLGRLMRETLFSPEDWAETLYVPPVEGWLTLRTASAWERVGTGLSLPFAGLHVVEAGKQLHRPVAVQARKASRLRARVLAPVPVPAPVPGGA from the coding sequence ATGAGCCTCGACGTCACCGACCTGCGCGCCTTCTACGCCAGCCCCCTCGGGGCGGTGGCGCAGCGGCTCGTCGGCCGCACGGTCCACCGCATGCTCGGCTCGGTCTCGGGCCTGCGGGTCATGGGCCTCGGCTACGCGGTGCCGTATCTCGGCCCGGTGCGCCACGCGGCCGAGCGGACGCTGGCCTTCATGCCGGCGACGCAGGGGGTGACGGCCTGGCCCGGCTCCGGCCGCTCGACCTCCTGCCTCGTCGACCCGACGATGATGCCGCTGCCCGATGCGGCCCTCGACCGGGTGCTGCTGATCCACGCCATCGAGGCGGTGGAGAGCCCGGCCGAGCTGATGCAGGAGGTCTGGCGCGTGCTGACCCCCGGCGGCCGGCTGATCGTGGCGGTGCCGAATCGCCGCGGCCTGTGGGCGCGGCGGGACGCCACGCCCTTCGGCCACGGCCAGCCCTACAGCCGCTCGCAGCTCGGCCGGCTGATGCGCGAGACGCTGTTCTCGCCCGAGGACTGGGCCGAGACCCTCTACGTGCCGCCCGTCGAGGGCTGGCTGACCTTGCGCACCGCGAGCGCCTGGGAGCGGGTCGGCACCGGCCTGTCGCTGCCCTTCGCCGGCCTGCACGTGGTCGAGGCGGGCAAGCAGCTCCACCGCCCGGTGGCGGTCCAGGCGCGCAAGGCCTCGCGGCTGCGCGCCCGGGTGCTGGCGCCGGTGCCGGTGCCCGCCCCCGTGCCAGGAGGCGCGTAG
- a CDS encoding CsbD family protein gives MVDTDRITGAAREIGGKAQSAVGDLVGDRRAQVEGRFREAQGRGEHLAGEARDALRDAADTAVDYAEDAYERGRHGARQGARTVTHAMEETPLLALLLAGAAGYGLALLVHGRR, from the coding sequence ATGGTCGATACGGATCGCATCACCGGCGCGGCGCGCGAGATCGGCGGCAAGGCGCAATCCGCCGTCGGCGACCTCGTGGGGGATCGCCGCGCGCAGGTCGAGGGCCGCTTCCGCGAGGCGCAGGGGCGCGGCGAGCACCTCGCCGGCGAAGCCCGCGACGCGCTGCGCGACGCGGCCGACACCGCGGTCGACTACGCCGAGGACGCCTACGAGCGCGGTCGCCACGGTGCCCGGCAGGGCGCCCGCACGGTGACGCACGCCATGGAGGAGACCCCGCTGCTGGCCCTGCTCCTCGCGGGCGCTGCCGGCTACGGCCTCGCGCTCCTGGTGCACGGCCGCCGCTGA
- a CDS encoding MarC family protein, with translation MPFPGADAALQSFLLAFSALFSIVNPPGAALIFAQVTAGRSHAERTWLSRRIGVYAAAVMLVSLWAGASVLSFFGISLSALRIAGGLVVAAQAWNLLAAPEQREARKTAQAETVQGSEDGPEPAALAEIAFFPLTLPFTTGPGTIAVAIALGAGRPDGDADRIAYLAGASAASLVIALMVLLAYASADRLVERLGHARARVLGRLAAFLLLCVGTQITLTGVTDVLGPLIANAKPGFDR, from the coding sequence ATGCCGTTCCCGGGCGCGGATGCCGCGCTGCAGAGCTTCCTCCTCGCCTTCTCGGCCCTGTTCTCGATCGTCAACCCGCCCGGCGCGGCGCTGATCTTCGCGCAGGTGACGGCCGGCCGCAGCCACGCCGAGCGCACCTGGCTGTCGCGCCGCATCGGCGTCTACGCGGCGGCGGTGATGCTCGTCTCGCTCTGGGCCGGCGCCTCGGTGCTCAGCTTCTTCGGCATCTCGCTCTCGGCGCTCCGCATCGCCGGCGGCCTCGTCGTGGCGGCGCAGGCCTGGAACCTGCTCGCCGCGCCCGAGCAGCGCGAGGCCCGCAAGACCGCCCAGGCCGAGACGGTCCAGGGCAGCGAGGACGGCCCCGAGCCGGCCGCGCTCGCGGAGATCGCGTTCTTTCCCCTGACGCTGCCCTTCACCACCGGGCCGGGCACCATCGCGGTGGCCATCGCCCTCGGCGCCGGGCGGCCGGACGGGGACGCCGACCGGATCGCCTACCTCGCCGGGGCGTCGGCCGCCTCGCTCGTCATCGCCCTGATGGTGCTCCTGGCCTACGCCTCCGCCGACCGGCTGGTGGAGCGGCTCGGCCACGCCCGGGCCCGGGTGCTCGGGCGGCTCGCGGCCTTCCTGCTCCTCTGCGTCGGCACCCAGATCACGCTCACGGGCGTCACCGACGTGCTCGGGCCCCTCATCGCGAACGCCAAGCCAGGGTTCGACCGGTGA
- a CDS encoding 3-hydroxybutyrate dehydrogenase, producing MSLQNKTALVTGSTSGIGLAIARVLAQHGANVVLNGFGKPEAIETERAGIESEFHVRAIYSGADMTRADEIAAMVADAEKEFGAVDILVNNAGIQYVSAIEEFPVEKWDQIIAINLSSAFHTMRAAIPGMKTKGWGRIINTASAHSLVASPYKSAYVAAKHGIAGLTKTAALELATHKITVNCISPGYVWTPLVEAQIPDTMKARGLTKDQVIDEVLLKAQPTKEFVTVDQVAAIAAFLCTDAAAQITGTNLSVDGGWTAQ from the coding sequence ATGTCTCTGCAAAACAAGACCGCCCTCGTCACCGGGTCGACGAGCGGCATCGGCCTCGCCATCGCGCGGGTGCTGGCGCAGCACGGCGCCAACGTGGTCCTCAACGGCTTCGGCAAGCCGGAGGCGATCGAGACGGAGCGGGCCGGCATCGAATCCGAGTTCCACGTCCGCGCGATCTATTCCGGCGCCGACATGACCAGGGCCGACGAGATCGCCGCCATGGTGGCGGATGCCGAGAAGGAATTCGGCGCGGTCGACATCCTCGTCAACAACGCGGGCATCCAGTACGTCTCGGCGATCGAGGAGTTCCCGGTCGAGAAGTGGGACCAGATCATCGCCATCAACCTGTCCTCGGCCTTCCACACCATGCGGGCGGCGATCCCCGGCATGAAGACGAAGGGCTGGGGCCGGATCATCAACACGGCCTCCGCCCACTCCCTCGTCGCCTCGCCCTACAAGTCGGCCTACGTGGCGGCCAAGCACGGCATCGCCGGCCTGACCAAGACCGCGGCGCTCGAACTCGCCACCCACAAGATCACCGTCAACTGCATCTCGCCGGGCTACGTCTGGACCCCGCTGGTCGAGGCACAGATCCCCGACACCATGAAGGCGCGGGGCCTGACCAAGGACCAGGTCATCGACGAGGTGCTGCTGAAGGCCCAGCCGACCAAGGAGTTCGTCACCGTCGACCAGGTCGCGGCGATCGCGGCGTTCCTGTGCACGGACGCCGCGGCCCAGATCACCGGCACCAACCTGTCGGTGGATGGCGGCTGGACGGCGCAGTAG
- a CDS encoding MFS transporter, with translation MNVVPTTAPVAPAAALAERNASRLVFLIAGLSPAAWAPMVPYAKARAGLDDGALGLLLLGLGLGSIIAMPVAGALVTRFGCRRVIVPAVAIMGAALPLLGVLSGFTGLMLALFLFGIGVGALDCAMNVQAILVERRTARPIMSGLHGLYSVGGIVGAGAVSGLLGLGASPLLAVLCVVVALCVALGLAWPNLLTDGSASGAPLFAVPRGPILLIGALCFVVFLAEGAMLDWSAVFLTTEHDLDAAWGGLGFAVFSVAMTVCRLTGDAIVARLGRTRVVVAGALVAAAGLGLATLLPSVVATMLGFALIGIGCANIVPVLFTAIGNQSAMPEGAAVAAVTTLAYAGILVGPAGIGFVASASSLSVPLLMLAGMLILVAATAPRVLVPVDG, from the coding sequence ATGAATGTCGTCCCGACCACCGCCCCGGTCGCGCCTGCCGCCGCGCTCGCGGAGCGGAACGCGAGCCGCCTCGTCTTCCTCATCGCGGGCCTGTCCCCCGCCGCGTGGGCGCCGATGGTGCCCTACGCCAAGGCGCGGGCCGGCCTCGACGACGGCGCCCTCGGCCTCCTGCTCCTCGGCCTCGGCCTCGGCTCGATCATCGCCATGCCCGTCGCGGGCGCGCTGGTGACGAGGTTCGGCTGCCGTCGGGTGATCGTCCCGGCGGTCGCGATCATGGGAGCGGCGCTGCCGCTGCTGGGCGTGCTGTCGGGCTTCACCGGACTCATGCTGGCGCTGTTCCTGTTCGGGATCGGGGTCGGCGCGCTCGACTGCGCCATGAACGTGCAAGCCATCCTCGTCGAGAGGAGGACCGCCCGGCCGATCATGTCCGGCCTGCACGGGCTCTACAGCGTCGGCGGCATCGTCGGGGCGGGTGCCGTGAGCGGCTTGCTCGGCCTCGGCGCCTCGCCGCTGCTGGCGGTGCTGTGCGTGGTCGTGGCCTTGTGCGTGGCGCTGGGTCTCGCCTGGCCGAACCTGCTGACCGACGGATCGGCCAGCGGAGCACCGCTCTTCGCGGTCCCGCGCGGGCCGATCCTCCTCATCGGCGCGCTCTGCTTCGTGGTGTTCCTCGCGGAGGGGGCGATGCTGGATTGGAGCGCGGTGTTTCTCACAACCGAGCACGACCTCGACGCTGCCTGGGGCGGCCTCGGCTTCGCCGTCTTCTCGGTGGCGATGACGGTCTGCCGCCTGACGGGCGACGCCATCGTGGCGCGGCTCGGCCGCACGCGGGTCGTCGTCGCGGGCGCCTTGGTCGCGGCGGCCGGTCTCGGGCTCGCCACCCTCCTGCCTTCGGTCGTCGCGACCATGCTGGGCTTCGCGCTGATCGGAATCGGCTGCGCCAACATCGTCCCCGTCCTGTTCACCGCCATCGGCAACCAGAGCGCCATGCCGGAAGGCGCGGCGGTCGCCGCCGTGACGACCCTGGCCTATGCCGGAATCCTCGTCGGCCCCGCCGGGATCGGGTTCGTCGCGTCCGCGTCGAGCCTCTCGGTCCCGCTTCTCATGCTGGCCGGGATGCTGATCCTGGTCGCCGCGACCGCACCTCGGGTCCTGGTGCCGGTCGATGGGTAG
- a CDS encoding alpha/beta hydrolase family protein, giving the protein MAIVDAAPSQPLASTGAAPRGLDRRRFGAMMLAAGAGSLLPGRPALALPASDEARVIDFEWVDAARDRAVPARLYWPAASARKGPVPLIVFSHGLGGSRKGYSYLGEGWSAHGTASLHIQHVGSDESLWQGNPIMLLDRLGGAADEREAIERTRDVSFGLDRLLQRDGPFHAAIDRTRIVAAGHSFGANTTLILTGAQVIRDGKPLGFRDPRFTASIVISAPPFYGEADLPAVLAAVDVPTLHVTATEDTIRIPGRYSPVQDRLDVYAAIPTPQKTLVVFQGGSHSVFTDRSLRNGGPLNPLVKRATAEVGLAFLDLVHKSDPVPLEDWSATWKPILAAAPTPFQVDARQWARKRRA; this is encoded by the coding sequence ATGGCCATCGTCGACGCCGCTCCGTCCCAGCCGCTCGCCTCCACCGGGGCAGCGCCGCGTGGCCTCGACCGCCGCCGCTTCGGCGCCATGATGCTGGCGGCCGGTGCCGGAAGCCTGCTCCCGGGCCGGCCGGCCCTGGCGCTGCCGGCCTCCGACGAGGCCCGGGTGATCGACTTCGAATGGGTCGACGCCGCCCGCGACCGCGCGGTGCCGGCCCGGCTCTACTGGCCGGCCGCCTCGGCCCGGAAAGGTCCGGTCCCGTTGATCGTCTTCTCCCACGGGCTCGGCGGCTCCCGGAAAGGCTACAGCTACCTCGGCGAGGGTTGGTCGGCGCACGGGACCGCCAGCCTCCACATCCAGCACGTCGGGAGCGACGAGTCGCTGTGGCAGGGCAACCCGATCATGCTCCTCGACCGCCTCGGCGGCGCGGCGGACGAGCGCGAGGCCATCGAACGGACGCGGGACGTGAGCTTCGGCCTCGACCGCCTGCTGCAGCGCGACGGCCCCTTCCACGCCGCCATCGACCGCACGCGCATCGTCGCGGCCGGGCATTCCTTCGGGGCGAACACGACCCTGATCCTCACCGGCGCCCAGGTGATCCGCGACGGGAAGCCCTTGGGCTTCCGGGACCCGCGGTTCACGGCGAGCATCGTGATCTCGGCACCGCCCTTCTACGGCGAGGCCGACCTCCCGGCGGTCCTCGCTGCGGTCGACGTCCCCACGCTCCATGTCACCGCGACGGAGGACACGATCCGCATCCCGGGCCGGTATTCGCCGGTCCAGGACCGCCTCGACGTCTACGCGGCGATTCCAACCCCGCAGAAGACGCTGGTCGTGTTCCAGGGTGGTTCGCACAGCGTCTTCACCGACCGCTCGCTGCGGAACGGCGGACCGCTGAACCCCCTGGTGAAGCGGGCCACCGCCGAGGTCGGGCTCGCCTTCCTCGACCTCGTCCACAAGTCCGATCCCGTACCCCTCGAAGACTGGAGCGCGACCTGGAAGCCGATCCTGGCCGCGGCGCCGACGCCGTTCCAGGTCGACGCGCGGCAATGGGCCAGGAAGCGGCGCGCCTGA
- a CDS encoding DMT family transporter: MTVRTATLTGSGAILLWSLLALFTASSGAVPPFQLAAMTFLVGGLLGCASWILRPVGLAALRQPPAVWALGIVGLFGYHALYFAALRLAPPAEAGLISYLWPLLIVLFSALLPGEGGLRAAHLAGALLGLAGVVTLFFGRGALSFEASALPGYAAALACAFLWSGYSVLSRQVGAVPTDAVAGFCLATAALSLACHLALERTVWPHGAAQWAAVAGLGLGPVGAAFYLWDIGVKRGDIRLLGVGSYAAPVLSTLILVAAGYAPATGSLALACGLIVAGALVATRGGGSRETVVDGGT, translated from the coding sequence ATGACCGTCCGCACCGCCACCCTGACCGGCTCCGGCGCCATCCTGCTGTGGTCGCTGCTCGCCCTGTTCACCGCGTCCTCCGGGGCGGTGCCGCCGTTCCAGCTTGCCGCGATGACCTTCCTGGTCGGCGGACTCCTCGGCTGCGCCAGCTGGATCCTGCGGCCCGTGGGCCTCGCCGCCTTGCGCCAGCCGCCCGCCGTGTGGGCACTCGGGATCGTCGGGCTGTTCGGCTACCACGCGCTCTACTTCGCGGCCCTGCGCCTCGCTCCGCCGGCGGAGGCCGGGCTCATCAGCTATCTCTGGCCGCTCCTGATCGTGCTGTTCTCGGCCCTGCTGCCGGGGGAGGGGGGCCTGCGGGCGGCCCACCTCGCGGGCGCGCTCCTGGGCCTGGCCGGCGTCGTCACGCTGTTCTTCGGCCGCGGCGCGCTCAGCTTCGAGGCGAGCGCCCTGCCGGGCTATGCCGCGGCTCTCGCCTGCGCCTTCCTGTGGTCGGGCTACTCGGTGCTGTCGCGCCAAGTCGGGGCGGTGCCGACCGACGCGGTCGCGGGCTTCTGCCTCGCCACCGCGGCGCTCAGCCTCGCCTGCCACCTCGCCCTCGAGCGGACGGTGTGGCCGCACGGAGCGGCGCAGTGGGCCGCGGTCGCAGGCCTCGGCCTCGGGCCGGTCGGGGCGGCGTTCTACCTCTGGGACATCGGCGTGAAGCGCGGCGACATCCGCCTCCTCGGCGTCGGCTCCTACGCCGCCCCGGTGCTCTCGACCCTGATCCTCGTTGCCGCCGGCTACGCGCCGGCGACGGGGTCGCTGGCGCTCGCCTGCGGGCTCATCGTGGCGGGGGCGCTGGTAGCGACGCGGGGTGGCGGGAGCCGGGAGACGGTGGTGGACGGCGGGACGTAG
- a CDS encoding YfdX family protein, with translation MSYRKSLVAALVATTVLGGAAYATEQAAKPAAVQESAAQRAVDQDVGKLSKDGAQAFRDMHLARIAIFDADPAQAKTLIGKAQAALAKAKADDAVFNKAEADLKTPAELAATKDKAAADRKAEAPATRDAVSKDKVAWVPVDAQLTLGEDFLATPEKASAVTEANKSLAKGDQKGAIETLKLAHVDVNFVMAVLPLDKTVTDVNQAATLIGQGKYYEANAALKTAEDAMRFDVIDAVGIPQKGAAQSSAKPAPQHAAGASDGKTSDGKGTK, from the coding sequence ATGTCGTACCGGAAATCCCTGGTTGCTGCCCTCGTCGCCACCACCGTCCTCGGCGGTGCCGCCTACGCGACCGAGCAGGCGGCCAAGCCGGCGGCGGTCCAGGAGAGTGCGGCCCAACGCGCCGTCGACCAGGATGTCGGCAAGCTCTCGAAGGACGGGGCCCAGGCGTTCCGCGACATGCATCTCGCCCGGATCGCGATCTTCGACGCCGATCCCGCCCAAGCCAAGACCCTCATCGGCAAGGCCCAGGCCGCCCTGGCGAAGGCGAAGGCGGACGATGCCGTGTTCAACAAGGCCGAGGCCGACCTGAAGACGCCGGCCGAGCTGGCGGCGACCAAGGACAAGGCCGCGGCCGACAGGAAGGCCGAGGCGCCCGCCACCAGGGACGCGGTGTCCAAGGACAAGGTCGCCTGGGTGCCGGTCGATGCCCAGCTGACCCTCGGCGAGGACTTCCTGGCGACGCCCGAGAAGGCGTCCGCCGTCACCGAGGCGAACAAGAGCCTCGCCAAGGGCGACCAGAAGGGCGCGATCGAGACGCTGAAGCTCGCTCATGTCGACGTGAACTTCGTCATGGCGGTGCTGCCCCTCGACAAGACCGTCACCGACGTCAACCAGGCGGCCACGCTGATCGGCCAGGGCAAGTACTACGAGGCCAACGCGGCCCTGAAGACGGCCGAGGACGCGATGCGCTTCGACGTGATCGACGCGGTCGGCATCCCCCAGAAGGGCGCCGCGCAGTCGAGCGCCAAGCCCGCCCCGCAGCACGCCGCCGGCGCGAGCGACGGCAAGACGAGCGATGGCAAGGGCACGAAGTAG